The proteins below are encoded in one region of Rhodospirillales bacterium:
- a CDS encoding exodeoxyribonuclease VII small subunit yields the protein MAKADTHDDIKKMSFEKAMAELEAIVERLESGDAKLDDAIGAYERGAALKQHCEARLREAQDKVEKIRLAADGTVSAEPTEIE from the coding sequence ACGACATCAAGAAGATGAGCTTCGAGAAGGCCATGGCCGAGCTCGAGGCTATTGTCGAACGGCTCGAGAGCGGCGATGCCAAGCTCGATGATGCGATCGGCGCCTATGAGCGCGGCGCGGCGCTGAAGCAGCATTGCGAAGCCAGGCTGCGCGAGGCCCAGGACAAGGTGGAAAAGATTCGGCTTGCCGCCGACGGCACCGTCAGCGCCGAACCGACGGAGATCGAATGA